In Pseudemcibacter aquimaris, the sequence GTCGTTCATTTATTAAGCGCCAATGGGTACCTTGAAACTGTTAAAGGGCGTGGTGGTGGATTACGGCTTAATCTTGAATTGCAAGATATCAAACTGATTGATGTACTAAAGCTTTCGGAACCTGATTTTAATATTGTTGAATGTTTCGGCGATAAACGCGGTAAATGTCAGGAAATTGATAGCTGTAAATTCAGTGGTGTTGTTGACGAAGCATTGCAAAATTTCTTCGGCGTGATTGAAAAATACACGTTTGCCGATATTGAAAAAACCAATCTTTTCGATTTGCGCCAGAGTATGTAAAGAAATTAAAACTTATACCTGATTTGGGTACCTAAACCGTAATCGGTCGTAACATTATTCAATCCAACAACACCATATACATTGAACCCCCAGTGGTCATCCAATTGCACATCCACATATGAAAAAATCTCTTTCGGGCTGTTAAAGCCTGGTGTGGCACTTTCACGGTAATCATAACTAACGCCGATACTGGTATCATATGTTAGATAATAAGCAGCACCAATAGAGGCAAAGAAACTGTTCTGAAGATCAAACCTGTCTGTTTCACCAACAAATCGGTACCCGATCGTACCAAACGGCATAAAGTTACCAAATAAATATGCGGCATCAAGTTTGATCGTATAATCAATCTTACCGGTACCAAGACCTTTTCGTTCATCGGCTGTTGGCAGCTTGATCTGTCCCGTAAGATCAATAAAGAAATCGTCCATATAGGGGTTTTCGAATGAATAAGAGGCACTTAAATATACATCGCCAAAACCGCTTTTTCTGCGGCTGATGTTTGGGTCGATAGTGCCCAAATCAATATCAGTGACAAGAGGTGCGCCGTTTTCATCGGTAATAATGTTATCGGGGGCAGCAAAACTGATGTAACCGCTGCTTGCGCGGAATGTCCAGTTCTCCTTTTCCATTTTTATGGAATAGGGGACATAACTGATGTTCGTGCTGCTGGGTAAATTAAACCGTCCACTGGAATAATCATAACCGGTGGTAAACGTAAGCGAACTTTCCTCTATTAAAGGAATAGAGACATAATCATCTTCAATTGATTGTGCATCAAAGCCATCATTTGTATCCGTTTCCATTTCTTGTGAAAAAGCAGCAGTGCTTGTAAGCAGAGAAAATGCTATGCCAAGTGTTGTTGTTATATGCATTTTATTTAATGCCATTTTTACCCTATTTTTCCCCCAAGTTTATTTGTTGTATTTTACAAAACTTTCTAATTGATATTGGTAATATATTTACCTAGTCAATTTCAAGTCATAAACTCGTTTAACGGGTTACATCTGTCGCATCTAATTTTGACAAAAAAAAGGCGACCCTTCAATTTTAGGTCGCCCAAGTTTGGGGGAGGAAATAATCACTTACTAAATTAGGCCTTATTAATTTATAAAAGGTTAATAAGGGTAAATTTTGAATTACTAAAGGTTGTGTAATAAAGTTTGTTAATAAACGAAAATGTGAAATATTTAATGGATTCAAGGGGGTACATTTGCTTCCTAAAGTAGAAAATTTAATATATTAAATTCTTCGTTTCCTTATGGTTTCGAAGAAACAAGTCATTAAATGTTAATTTTTTAACGAATCGCTATCTACGGCGTATCTTTTTAGGATGACAAACTTCCAATAAAATTCTCTTTGTATACAATATAACAAAATTATATTCGATTTATTTTTATTATTTGAAATATTTTGCTGGAAATGCAATTTTTACTGTGTTATCTGCTGTGCACTTTTAATTCTGGAAATGATAAATGTGCAATATTGAAATACAAAATAGGTCTGATGATATGGTCGTGGAAAAATTGCTTGATAAGGCATTTGGACGTGACCGATTTAAAAAGGCTGCATATGCATTACGTGATGGCATTGATCCTATTGCTGCATTATCATTTGTTGTGCGTAAAAATGATGGAATTGTTGCTACCTTAAGATTTTGGCCTGTGAAAATCAGTGGGCATGATGCATTACTTCTTGGTCCGATTGCTGTGTTGCCGGAATTACAAGGACAGGGATACGGTATCAATCTTATGAAATATGGCCTTAATAAAGCCAAAGTGCTTGGACACACACGAGTGGTTTTAGTGGGCGATGAACCTTACTATAAAAAGGTTGGTTTTTCACGTGATCTTGCAAGGTCGTTACATATGCCAGGACAGGATGATGAAAGCAGATTACTCGCTTCTGAATTAATTCCCGGTGCTTTTCAAGGCATTAGTGGAAATATTACGTCCATTTGACCTTCAAAAAAACGTCTTTAAAGTGTAATATGCATTTCATAGTCCTTTTATAGGTTTATGATATGACAAGAGAAAGTGACCATAGCGTACCAAACGCAGGATTTCGTCCTGAACTTTTTGCATTAAAGGCAAAAGAGGCGATGGAAAACAGTAGTCTTCCGCCAGTTCATAAATGGAACCCAGAATTCTGTGGCGATATCGATATGCGTATCCGTCGTGACGGCAGTTGGGATTATATGGGAACACCGATCACCCGTGAACGAATGGTGAAATTATTTTCAACCATTTTGCGCCGGGATGATGATGAGTATTTTTTAGTTACACCAGTTGAAAAGGTCGGCATTCGTGTGGATGATGCCCCGTTTGTTGCCGTTGAGCTATCCTTTGAAAAGGAAAATGGTGATGACTATATATATTTTAGAACTAATCTTGATGATTATGTTCGCTTGGATGAAGAACATCCAATTAAGATAATAGAAAACCCGGAAACTGGTGAGCCATCACCTTATATCCGTGTGCGTGATGATTTGGATGCATTGCTAAGTCGCAGTGCATTTTATGAACTGGCGGATCACGCCATAGAACAAAATGGTAGTTACGCCGTAAAGTCCGGAAATAAATATTTTAAGATCGGTAAAATAGAAGAATAAGAATATGAGACGCTTTATTACCAGAATTTTTGAAAAACATGACCCCATAATGAAAAGGGCCTTAATGCCAGCGGAGGCAAGGGCGTGGTTACGACCTGATCAAGGGGATGCATCGTTATACCGCCCTGATCCAAAGGTGCGTGACGAATTTGAACCAAATCAATTGCCGCTTAAAGTATCCGCGGTATTGATGCCAATTGTGGAAAGAAATAATCAGTATTCCGTTATTCTTACAAAACGTGCAGAACATTTAAGTAGCCATAGCGGGCAAGTAAGCTTCCCTGGCGGCAAAAGTGACGAAGAAGATGAACACGCCATGGCAACAGCACTGCGTGAAGCAAAAGAAGAAATAAACTTGCCTTATGAAAATGTCGACGTGATCGGCGCGATGGAAGATTATGAAACCGTAACCGGCTATAATGTGTCGCCAGTGGTTGGCTTTGTTGATCCGGATTTTAAGGTTATCCCCGAGAAAAACGAAGTCGATGACGTTTTTGAAGTGCCGCTTGATTTTATTCTTGATCCGGCAAATCACAAAATTGAAAGTCTTCATTGGAAGGGGGCAGAACGTCATTATTATGTTTTCCCCCATGATAAATATAAAATTTGGGGCGCCACGGCGGCAATGCTCGTAAGATTTGCGAACTTGGTGAATGATCATGCAAAATGCGCCGCTTAATATCGGAACGGAAAAATGGCTTAAAATGAAAGAGCTACGCCAAGTGATGAACGCACTTGGTTCTGATGATGGCCATGCGAAAATTGTTGGTGGTGCCGTTAGGGACGCCTTGTTTAATATTTTCTGGAAAAAGAAACGGGCAATAGGTGATATTGATATCGCCAGCAGATTAACGCCCGATGTTAATATGGAGAGGCTTGAAAAAGCAGGAATTAAAGTCATCCCTACGGGCATTGATCATGGAACGGTGACGGCCGTTATCAACAAAAAGCATTTTGAAATTACGACCTTAAGATCGGATGTTAGTACCGA encodes:
- a CDS encoding CoA pyrophosphatase — protein: MPAEARAWLRPDQGDASLYRPDPKVRDEFEPNQLPLKVSAVLMPIVERNNQYSVILTKRAEHLSSHSGQVSFPGGKSDEEDEHAMATALREAKEEINLPYENVDVIGAMEDYETVTGYNVSPVVGFVDPDFKVIPEKNEVDDVFEVPLDFILDPANHKIESLHWKGAERHYYVFPHDKYKIWGATAAMLVRFANLVNDHAKCAA
- a CDS encoding GNAT family N-acetyltransferase — its product is MCNIEIQNRSDDMVVEKLLDKAFGRDRFKKAAYALRDGIDPIAALSFVVRKNDGIVATLRFWPVKISGHDALLLGPIAVLPELQGQGYGINLMKYGLNKAKVLGHTRVVLVGDEPYYKKVGFSRDLARSLHMPGQDDESRLLASELIPGAFQGISGNITSI
- a CDS encoding RrF2 family transcriptional regulator; protein product: MRITSFTRYTVIVLLHAALKRGELTTISDISEIYGISANHLMKVVHLLSANGYLETVKGRGGGLRLNLELQDIKLIDVLKLSEPDFNIVECFGDKRGKCQEIDSCKFSGVVDEALQNFFGVIEKYTFADIEKTNLFDLRQSM
- a CDS encoding transporter; this encodes MALNKMHITTTLGIAFSLLTSTAAFSQEMETDTNDGFDAQSIEDDYVSIPLIEESSLTFTTGYDYSSGRFNLPSSTNISYVPYSIKMEKENWTFRASSGYISFAAPDNIITDENGAPLVTDIDLGTIDPNISRRKSGFGDVYLSASYSFENPYMDDFFIDLTGQIKLPTADERKGLGTGKIDYTIKLDAAYLFGNFMPFGTIGYRFVGETDRFDLQNSFFASIGAAYYLTYDTSIGVSYDYRESATPGFNSPKEIFSYVDVQLDDHWGFNVYGVVGLNNVTTDYGLGTQIRYKF
- a CDS encoding DUF1285 domain-containing protein; amino-acid sequence: MENSSLPPVHKWNPEFCGDIDMRIRRDGSWDYMGTPITRERMVKLFSTILRRDDDEYFLVTPVEKVGIRVDDAPFVAVELSFEKENGDDYIYFRTNLDDYVRLDEEHPIKIIENPETGEPSPYIRVRDDLDALLSRSAFYELADHAIEQNGSYAVKSGNKYFKIGKIEE